The following proteins are encoded in a genomic region of Streptomyces collinus Tu 365:
- a CDS encoding tetratricopeptide repeat protein, with product MQPRNMSMSGVVDLAAVKAAQEAKAKAEQTRAETARQGGAGAVSPADLVIDVDEAGFERDVLQRSAEVPVVIDFWAEWCQPCKQLSPVLERLAVEYDGRFLLAKIDVDANQMLMQQFGIQGIPAVFAVVAGQALPLFQGATGEEQIRQTLDQLVQVAEQRFGLTGLTVDPDAEPGAAPAHEVPAGPYDALLEAAVQALDAGDLAGAVQAYKNVLNDDPGNTEAKLGLAQAELLQRVQDMDPQRVRKDAAEKPGDADAQIAAADLDLVGGHVEDAFARLIDTVRRTAGDDRDAVRRRLLELFEVVGPEDPRVVGARRALARALF from the coding sequence ATGCAGCCACGGAACATGTCCATGAGCGGCGTCGTCGACCTCGCCGCGGTGAAGGCGGCCCAGGAGGCGAAGGCCAAGGCCGAGCAGACGCGCGCCGAGACCGCCCGGCAGGGCGGGGCGGGGGCCGTCTCACCGGCCGACCTCGTCATCGACGTCGACGAAGCCGGTTTCGAGCGCGATGTCCTGCAGCGCTCCGCCGAAGTACCCGTCGTCATCGACTTCTGGGCCGAGTGGTGTCAGCCCTGCAAGCAGCTGAGCCCGGTCCTGGAGCGGCTGGCCGTCGAGTACGACGGCCGCTTCCTCCTCGCCAAGATCGACGTCGACGCCAACCAGATGCTGATGCAGCAGTTCGGCATCCAGGGGATCCCGGCCGTCTTCGCCGTCGTGGCGGGCCAGGCCCTGCCGCTCTTCCAGGGCGCCACCGGCGAGGAGCAGATCCGGCAGACCCTCGACCAGCTCGTACAGGTCGCCGAGCAGCGCTTCGGGCTGACCGGCCTGACCGTCGACCCGGACGCCGAGCCGGGCGCCGCGCCCGCGCACGAGGTGCCGGCCGGCCCGTACGACGCCCTGCTGGAGGCCGCCGTGCAGGCCCTGGACGCGGGTGACCTCGCCGGCGCCGTCCAGGCCTACAAGAACGTACTGAACGACGACCCGGGCAACACGGAGGCCAAACTCGGTCTCGCGCAGGCCGAGTTGCTCCAGCGGGTGCAGGACATGGACCCGCAGCGGGTGCGCAAGGACGCCGCCGAGAAGCCGGGTGACGCGGACGCCCAGATCGCCGCCGCCGACCTGGATCTGGTGGGCGGTCACGTCGAGGACGCCTTCGCGCGGCTCATCGACACCGTGCGCCGCACGGCGGGTGACGACCGGGACGCGGTGCGGCGCCGGCTGCTGGAGCTGTTCGAGGTCGTGGGCCCCGAGGACCCGCGGGTCGTGGGGGCGCGCCGGGCGCTGGCGCGGGCGCTGTTCTGA
- a CDS encoding DUF6230 family protein, giving the protein MESQVRGGTRWKRFAVVMVPSVAATAAIGVALAQGALAASFSVSGQEFKVTADTLHGEGFAQYGAVDAGYTLDGKKTAHAVAVSSFNDATITNMCQSVVTPDVPFLGNITLRLEAGGAGHDKVQAHNLYIDVDDLNADAVFNNIDIGVAAKDASKGPGMKGNGEQANPFGFAQQADSADLSNVRQTAWATTAGTFKLSGLHMSLHKGDGKGIECY; this is encoded by the coding sequence ATGGAGTCCCAGGTGCGTGGCGGGACCAGATGGAAGCGGTTCGCTGTGGTCATGGTGCCCAGCGTCGCCGCTACGGCCGCGATAGGTGTCGCCCTGGCGCAGGGTGCTCTCGCCGCTTCGTTCAGCGTGTCCGGCCAGGAGTTCAAGGTCACGGCCGACACCCTCCACGGTGAGGGTTTCGCGCAGTACGGCGCGGTCGACGCCGGTTACACGCTCGACGGGAAGAAGACGGCCCACGCCGTCGCCGTCTCGTCGTTCAACGACGCCACCATCACGAACATGTGCCAGTCCGTGGTCACCCCGGACGTGCCGTTCCTCGGCAACATCACCCTCCGTCTGGAGGCCGGTGGCGCCGGGCACGACAAGGTCCAGGCCCACAACCTGTACATCGACGTCGACGACCTGAACGCCGACGCGGTGTTCAACAACATCGACATCGGTGTGGCGGCCAAGGACGCCAGCAAGGGTCCGGGCATGAAGGGGAACGGCGAGCAGGCCAACCCCTTTGGCTTCGCCCAGCAGGCCGACTCGGCCGACCTGAGCAACGTGAGGCAGACGGCGTGGGCGACCACCGCCGGCACCTTCAAGCTCAGCGGTCTCCACATGTCGCTGCACAAGGGCGACGGCAAGGGAATCGAGTGCTACTGA
- a CDS encoding DUF6114 domain-containing protein, translating into MSAETPAVESGRFDHRRTQFRAWRGTRPFWAGLYVLLSGLPIMYFPYFHLQLGHLTLAMATTAGAGSLIIGVLLVVLGVSLWFQKHVRTFAGVAAILLALVSLPVSNFGGFIIGFLLALVGGAMAISWAPGPATQPEPPAGAAPGEGAAPATVPLTKAAEGTGESYDLSGTSPANEANGRHSAG; encoded by the coding sequence ATGAGCGCCGAGACCCCTGCCGTCGAATCCGGCCGGTTCGACCACCGGAGGACGCAGTTCCGCGCCTGGCGGGGCACCCGTCCGTTCTGGGCCGGGCTCTACGTCCTGCTCAGCGGTCTTCCCATCATGTACTTCCCGTACTTCCACCTCCAGCTCGGTCATCTGACGCTGGCGATGGCCACCACGGCGGGGGCCGGCTCCCTGATCATCGGTGTGCTGCTCGTCGTACTGGGCGTCAGCCTCTGGTTCCAGAAGCACGTGCGGACGTTCGCGGGTGTCGCCGCGATCCTGCTGGCGCTGGTGTCCCTCCCCGTGTCCAACTTCGGCGGCTTCATCATCGGCTTCCTGCTGGCCCTCGTCGGCGGAGCGATGGCCATCTCCTGGGCGCCGGGCCCCGCGACGCAGCCCGAGCCGCCCGCCGGGGCCGCTCCGGGCGAGGGCGCCGCCCCCGCGACGGTGCCGCTCACGAAGGCCGCCGAGGGTACGGGCGAGTCGTACGACCTGTCAGGAACGAGCCCGGCCAACGAGGCGAACGGGAGGCACAGTGCCGGCTGA
- the pyk gene encoding pyruvate kinase gives MRRSKIVCTLGPAVDSHEKLVAMIEAGMNVARFNFSHGSHAEHQARYDRVRAAAKETGRAIGVLADLQGPKIRLETFAEGPVELERGDEFVITTEDVPGDKHICGTTYKGLPGDVSRGDQILINDGNVELKVVDVEGPRVKTIVIEGGVVSDHKGINLPGAAVNVPALSDKDVEDLRFALRMGCDMVALSFVRDAKDVADVHRVMDEEGRRVPVIAKVEKPQAVENMEDVVAAFDAVMVARGDLAVEYPLEKVPMVQKRLIELCRRNAKPVIVATQMMESMITNSRPTRAEASDVANAILDGADAVMLSAESSVGAYPVETVKTMSKIVTAAEQELLSKGLQPLVPGKKPRTQGGSVARAACEIADFLGGRGLIAFTQSGDTARRLSRYRAAQPILAFTTDEGTRNQLTLSWGVEPHVVPFVNSTDEMVDMVDQELANLGRFNPGDTVIITAGSPPGVPGTTNMVRVHHVGGQGA, from the coding sequence ATGCGCCGTTCGAAAATCGTCTGTACTCTCGGCCCCGCGGTCGACTCCCACGAAAAGCTCGTCGCCATGATCGAGGCGGGCATGAACGTGGCCCGTTTCAACTTCAGCCACGGCTCCCACGCCGAGCACCAGGCGCGGTACGACCGCGTCCGGGCCGCCGCCAAGGAGACCGGTCGGGCCATCGGTGTCCTCGCCGACCTCCAGGGCCCGAAGATCCGCCTGGAGACCTTCGCCGAAGGTCCCGTCGAGCTGGAGCGCGGTGACGAGTTCGTCATCACGACCGAGGACGTACCGGGCGACAAGCACATCTGCGGTACGACGTACAAGGGGCTGCCGGGCGACGTCTCGCGCGGCGACCAGATCCTGATCAACGACGGCAACGTCGAGCTCAAGGTCGTGGACGTCGAGGGCCCGCGGGTGAAGACGATCGTGATCGAGGGCGGTGTCGTCTCCGACCACAAGGGGATCAACCTGCCCGGCGCGGCCGTCAACGTGCCCGCGCTGTCCGACAAGGACGTCGAGGACCTGCGCTTCGCCCTCCGCATGGGCTGCGACATGGTCGCGCTGTCCTTCGTCCGGGACGCCAAGGACGTCGCCGACGTCCACCGCGTGATGGACGAGGAGGGTCGCCGGGTCCCGGTCATCGCCAAGGTGGAGAAGCCGCAGGCGGTGGAGAACATGGAGGACGTCGTCGCGGCGTTCGACGCCGTGATGGTCGCCCGCGGTGACCTCGCCGTCGAGTACCCGCTCGAGAAGGTCCCCATGGTGCAGAAGCGCCTGATCGAGCTGTGCCGGCGCAACGCCAAGCCGGTGATCGTGGCGACCCAGATGATGGAGTCGATGATCACCAACTCCCGTCCGACCCGCGCCGAGGCCTCCGACGTGGCCAACGCGATCCTGGACGGCGCGGACGCGGTCATGCTGTCCGCCGAGTCCTCGGTCGGCGCCTACCCGGTCGAGACGGTCAAGACGATGTCGAAGATCGTCACCGCGGCCGAGCAGGAACTGCTCTCCAAGGGCCTGCAGCCCCTGGTGCCCGGCAAGAAGCCGCGCACGCAGGGCGGTTCGGTGGCCCGCGCGGCCTGCGAGATCGCCGACTTCCTCGGCGGCCGCGGCCTGATCGCCTTCACCCAGTCCGGTGACACCGCCCGCCGGCTGTCCCGCTACCGGGCGGCCCAGCCGATCCTCGCCTTCACCACCGACGAGGGCACCCGCAACCAGCTCACCCTGAGCTGGGGCGTGGAGCCGCACGTCGTGCCGTTCGTCAACAGCACCGACGAGATGGTCGACATGGTGGACCAGGAGCTGGCCAACCTGGGCCGCTTCAACCCCGGCGACACGGTGATCATCACCGCCGGCTCGCCCCCCGGTGTCCCCGGCACGACCAACATGGTCCGGGTCCACCACGTGGGCGGCCAGGGCGCCTGA
- a CDS encoding acetate kinase: MTDPTRVLVLNSGSSSVKYQLLDMRDGSRLATGLVERIGEQTSRFRHTGADGGGTREQDGPIADHEAALKAVAEELARDGVGLDSPELAAIGHRVVHGGLFFTEPTVIDEAVLTEIERLIPVAPLHNPANLTGIRTARALRPDLPQVAVFDTAFHTTMPEAAARYAIDPRIADRHRIRRYGFHGTSHAYVSRETARLLGKDPSEVNVIVLHLGNGASASAVQKGRCVDTSMGLTPLEGLVMGTRSGDLDPAVIFHLARVGKMSMDEIDTLLNKRSGLFGLCGDNDMREIRRRIDEGDEEAALAFDIYIHRLRKYIGAYYAVLGRVDAVAFTAGVGENAAAVREAALSGLDGLGLAVDGERNAVRGDAPRLISPEGARVAVAVVPTDEELEIATQTYALVGKTAGNTQR, from the coding sequence GTGACCGACCCCACCCGTGTCCTCGTCCTCAACTCCGGTTCCTCGTCGGTGAAGTACCAGCTGCTGGACATGCGGGACGGCAGCCGCCTGGCGACGGGCCTGGTCGAGCGCATCGGCGAGCAGACCTCCCGGTTCCGGCACACCGGCGCCGACGGCGGCGGGACCCGCGAGCAGGACGGGCCGATCGCCGACCACGAGGCCGCCCTCAAGGCCGTCGCCGAGGAGCTGGCCCGGGACGGTGTCGGCCTGGACTCGCCGGAACTGGCCGCGATCGGGCACCGCGTGGTGCACGGCGGCCTGTTCTTCACCGAGCCGACCGTGATCGACGAGGCGGTGCTCACCGAGATCGAGCGGCTGATCCCGGTCGCGCCGCTGCACAACCCGGCCAACCTCACCGGCATCCGCACCGCGCGGGCGCTCCGCCCCGACCTGCCGCAGGTGGCCGTGTTCGACACGGCGTTCCACACGACCATGCCGGAGGCGGCGGCGCGCTACGCGATCGACCCGAGGATCGCCGACCGGCACCGCATCCGCCGCTACGGCTTCCACGGCACCTCGCACGCGTACGTGTCGCGGGAGACGGCGCGGCTGCTGGGCAAGGACCCGTCCGAGGTCAACGTGATCGTGCTGCACCTGGGCAACGGCGCCTCGGCGTCCGCGGTCCAGAAGGGCCGCTGCGTGGACACCTCCATGGGGCTGACGCCGCTGGAGGGGCTGGTGATGGGGACGCGCTCCGGTGATCTGGACCCGGCGGTCATCTTCCATTTGGCGCGTGTTGGCAAAATGTCCATGGATGAGATCGACACTCTTCTGAACAAGAGGAGCGGCCTGTTCGGTCTGTGCGGGGACAATGACATGCGGGAGATCCGCCGCCGGATCGACGAGGGCGACGAAGAGGCCGCGCTGGCCTTCGACATTTACATTCACCGCCTCAGGAAGTACATCGGCGCCTATTACGCGGTGCTCGGGCGGGTGGACGCCGTGGCGTTCACGGCCGGGGTCGGGGAGAACGCGGCGGCGGTGCGCGAGGCGGCCCTGAGCGGCCTGGACGGCCTGGGCCTCGCGGTCGACGGCGAGCGGAACGCGGTGCGCGGGGACGCGCCGCGGCTGATCTCGCCGGAGGGCGCGCGGGTCGCGGTCGCCGTGGTGCCGACCGACGAGGAACTGGAGATCGCCACGCAGACCTACGCGCTGGTCGGAAAGACGGCCGGCAATACACAGCGGTAA
- the pta gene encoding phosphate acetyltransferase has protein sequence MTRSVYVTGIDRGDGRQVVELGVMELLTRQVDRVGVFRPLVHDRPDRMFELLRSRYRLSQDPATVYGMDYHEASALQAEQGTDELVSTLVDRFHLVARDYDVVLVLGTDFAATQLPDELSLNARLANEFGASVIPVVGGRAQTAGSVLAEVRNAYRAYDGLGCDVLAMVANRVDREDRDELARRLTDRLPVPTYVLPDEPALSAPTVAQISQALGARVLLGDDSGLARDALGFVFGGAMLPSFLPALTPGCLVVTPGDRADLVVGSLAAHSAGTPPIAGVLLTLNEVPSEEILTLAARLAPGTPVLSVAGNSFPTAEHLFSMEGKMTAATPRKAETALGLFEGYTDTADLARRVSAPTGDRITPMMFEHKLLEQARSDRRRVVLPEGTEERVLHAAEVLLRRGVCDLTLLGPQDRIRKQAADLGIDLGDTQLIDPATSELRDAFAEKYAQLRAHKGVTVELAHDVVSDVNYFGTLMVQEGLADGMVSGSVHSTAATIRPAFEIIRTRPDSSIVSSVFFMCLADKVLVYGDCAVNPDPDAEQLADIAVQSAATAAQFGVEPRIAMLSYSTGTSGSGADVEKVRAATELVRARRPDLKTEGPIQYDAAVEPSVAATKLPGSEVAGQASVLVFPDLNTGNNTYKAVQRSAGAIAVGPVLQGLRKPVNDLSRGALVQDIVTTVAITAIQAQNLSEKVSEL, from the coding sequence GTGACGCGCAGCGTGTACGTGACCGGGATCGACCGCGGTGACGGCCGCCAGGTCGTCGAGCTGGGAGTCATGGAACTCCTGACCCGGCAGGTCGACCGGGTGGGGGTGTTCCGACCCCTGGTGCACGACCGGCCCGACCGGATGTTCGAGCTGCTGCGGTCCCGTTACCGCCTCTCCCAGGACCCCGCCACGGTCTACGGCATGGACTACCACGAGGCGTCCGCGCTCCAGGCCGAACAGGGAACGGACGAGCTGGTCTCCACGCTGGTGGACCGCTTCCACCTGGTGGCCCGGGACTACGACGTCGTCCTCGTCCTCGGCACCGACTTCGCCGCCACCCAGCTGCCGGACGAGCTGTCCCTGAACGCCCGGCTCGCCAACGAGTTCGGCGCCTCGGTGATCCCGGTGGTGGGCGGCCGCGCTCAGACCGCCGGATCGGTGCTCGCCGAGGTGCGCAACGCCTACCGGGCCTACGACGGGCTCGGCTGCGACGTGCTCGCCATGGTCGCCAACCGGGTGGACCGCGAGGACCGCGACGAGCTCGCCCGGCGGCTCACCGACCGGCTGCCGGTGCCGACCTACGTGCTGCCCGACGAGCCCGCGCTGTCCGCCCCGACGGTCGCGCAGATCTCCCAGGCCCTCGGCGCCCGCGTGCTGCTCGGCGACGACTCCGGGCTCGCCCGCGACGCGCTGGGCTTCGTGTTCGGCGGGGCGATGCTGCCCAGCTTTCTGCCCGCGCTGACCCCGGGCTGCCTGGTGGTGACCCCGGGCGACCGCGCGGACCTGGTCGTCGGCTCGCTCGCGGCGCACAGCGCGGGCACCCCGCCGATCGCCGGTGTGCTGCTGACCCTGAACGAGGTGCCGAGCGAGGAGATCCTCACGCTGGCCGCCCGGCTGGCCCCGGGCACCCCGGTGCTCTCGGTGGCCGGCAACAGCTTCCCCACGGCGGAGCACCTGTTCTCCATGGAGGGCAAGATGACCGCGGCCACCCCGCGCAAGGCGGAGACCGCGCTCGGCCTGTTCGAGGGGTACACCGACACCGCGGACCTGGCCCGCCGGGTGTCCGCGCCGACCGGCGACCGGATCACGCCGATGATGTTCGAGCACAAGCTGCTGGAGCAGGCGCGCTCCGACCGGCGGCGGGTGGTGCTGCCGGAGGGCACCGAGGAACGGGTGCTGCACGCGGCCGAGGTGCTGCTGCGCCGCGGGGTGTGCGACCTGACGCTGCTCGGCCCGCAGGACCGCATCCGCAAGCAGGCCGCCGACCTCGGCATCGACCTCGGCGACACCCAGCTCATCGACCCGGCCACCTCCGAACTGCGCGACGCCTTCGCGGAGAAGTACGCCCAGCTGCGCGCCCACAAGGGCGTCACGGTCGAGCTGGCCCACGACGTCGTCTCGGACGTCAACTACTTCGGCACGCTGATGGTCCAGGAGGGGCTGGCGGACGGCATGGTGTCCGGCTCGGTGCACTCCACGGCGGCCACTATCCGGCCCGCCTTCGAGATCATCAGGACCCGGCCGGACTCGTCGATCGTCTCGTCGGTGTTCTTCATGTGCCTGGCCGACAAGGTGCTGGTCTACGGCGACTGCGCGGTCAACCCGGACCCGGACGCCGAGCAGCTCGCGGACATCGCGGTCCAGTCGGCGGCCACGGCGGCCCAGTTCGGCGTGGAGCCGCGGATCGCGATGCTGTCGTACTCCACCGGCACGTCCGGCTCCGGCGCCGACGTCGAGAAGGTGCGCGCGGCGACCGAGCTGGTGCGCGCGCGGCGGCCCGACCTGAAGACCGAGGGGCCGATCCAGTACGACGCGGCCGTGGAGCCGTCCGTGGCCGCCACCAAGCTGCCCGGGTCCGAGGTCGCCGGGCAGGCCAGCGTGCTGGTCTTCCCCGACCTGAACACCGGCAACAACACCTACAAGGCCGTGCAGCGCTCGGCCGGCGCGATCGCCGTCGGACCGGTGCTGCAGGGTCTGCGCAAGCCCGTCAACGACCTGTCCCGGGGCGCGCTCGTCCAGGACATCGTCACCACCGTCGCCATCACGGCGATCCAGGCCCAGAACCTCAGCGAGAAGGTGTCCGAGCTGTGA
- a CDS encoding ATP-dependent 6-phosphofructokinase: MRIGVLTAGGDCPGLNAVIRSVVHRAVAQYGDEVIGFEDGYRGLLDRHYRSLDLDAVSGILARGGTILGSSRLERDRLREACERATDMVEEFGIDALIPIGGEGTLTAARMLSDAGLPVVGVPKTIDNDISSTDRTFGFDTAVGVATEAMDRLKTTAESHQRVMVVEVMGRHAGWIALESGMAAGAHGICLPERPFDPADLVKMVEERFSRGKKFAVVCVAEGAHPIDGTMDYGKGEIDQYGHERFQGIGTALAYELERRLGKEAKPVILGHIQRGGVPTAYDRVLATRFGWHAVEAAHRGDFGRMTALRGTDVVMVPLAEAVTELKTVPRNRMDEAESVF; encoded by the coding sequence ATGCGCATCGGAGTTCTCACCGCAGGCGGCGACTGCCCCGGCCTGAACGCCGTGATCCGGTCGGTCGTGCACCGGGCGGTGGCGCAGTACGGCGACGAGGTCATCGGCTTCGAGGACGGCTACCGGGGTCTGCTGGACCGGCACTACCGCTCCCTCGACCTGGACGCGGTCAGCGGCATCCTGGCCCGCGGCGGCACCATCCTCGGCTCCTCCCGCCTGGAGCGCGACCGGCTGCGCGAAGCCTGCGAGCGGGCCACCGACATGGTCGAGGAGTTCGGCATCGACGCGCTGATCCCGATCGGCGGCGAGGGCACCCTGACGGCGGCCCGCATGCTCTCCGACGCGGGTCTGCCGGTCGTCGGCGTCCCCAAGACCATCGACAACGACATCTCCTCCACCGACCGCACCTTCGGCTTCGACACCGCCGTCGGCGTCGCCACCGAGGCCATGGACCGCCTGAAGACCACGGCCGAGTCCCACCAGCGGGTGATGGTCGTCGAGGTCATGGGCCGGCACGCCGGCTGGATCGCCCTGGAGTCCGGCATGGCCGCCGGCGCCCACGGCATCTGCCTGCCCGAGCGCCCCTTCGACCCCGCCGACCTCGTCAAGATGGTCGAGGAGCGCTTCTCGCGCGGCAAGAAGTTCGCCGTCGTCTGCGTCGCCGAGGGCGCCCACCCCATCGACGGCACCATGGACTACGGCAAGGGCGAGATCGACCAGTACGGCCACGAGCGCTTCCAGGGCATCGGCACGGCGCTGGCGTACGAGCTGGAGCGGCGCCTGGGCAAGGAGGCCAAGCCGGTCATCCTCGGCCACATCCAGCGCGGCGGTGTCCCGACCGCGTACGACCGCGTCCTCGCCACCCGCTTCGGCTGGCACGCCGTCGAGGCCGCGCACCGGGGCGACTTCGGCCGGATGACCGCGCTGCGCGGCACCGACGTCGTGATGGTCCCGCTCGCCGAGGCGGTCACCGAGCTGAAGACGGTGCCCAGGAACCGGATGGACGAGGCCGAGTCGGTCTTCTAG
- a CDS encoding helix-turn-helix domain-containing protein, translating to MCRVRQPSAPPPFNAPAARRLRAALGMGPEHVAHGMRTSYGLPYVTPDLVVAWERGVAAPGNPELTALAGVLWCSPGELLGRPRTLREHRIARGVAPEDVARAVGMDLRGYLRTEESDEWRGTERQSAALARVLRLDLPDFVAVTGREARLAELLRSAVTTRWQAYVRPVLKVAPVDREVLEAVLQALHQDYQGHMAATLSWGGGSSGASASGRDFLDRIVENFWTAVEDRDTQGP from the coding sequence TTGTGCCGGGTGCGCCAACCCTCCGCCCCACCCCCGTTCAACGCCCCCGCCGCCCGCAGGCTGCGCGCCGCGCTCGGCATGGGCCCCGAGCACGTCGCCCACGGCATGCGGACCTCGTACGGGCTGCCGTACGTCACACCGGATCTCGTCGTCGCCTGGGAACGCGGCGTCGCCGCCCCCGGCAACCCCGAACTCACCGCGCTCGCCGGCGTGTTGTGGTGTTCCCCGGGCGAACTCCTCGGCCGGCCCCGGACGCTGCGCGAGCACCGGATCGCCCGGGGCGTCGCACCCGAGGACGTGGCCCGTGCCGTGGGCATGGACCTGCGCGGATACCTGCGCACGGAGGAGAGCGACGAGTGGCGGGGCACCGAGCGCCAGTCGGCCGCGCTCGCCCGGGTGCTCCGGCTGGACCTGCCCGACTTCGTGGCGGTGACCGGCCGCGAGGCACGCCTGGCCGAGCTGCTGCGCAGCGCGGTGACCACCCGCTGGCAGGCGTACGTGCGGCCGGTGCTGAAGGTCGCCCCCGTGGACCGGGAGGTGCTGGAGGCGGTGCTGCAGGCGCTGCACCAGGACTACCAGGGGCACATGGCCGCCACCCTCAGCTGGGGTGGCGGCAGCAGCGGCGCCAGCGCGTCCGGCCGTGACTTCCTCGACCGGATCGTGGAGAACTTCTGGACCGCGGTCGAGGACCGGGACACCCAGGGCCCATGA
- a CDS encoding response regulator, with protein sequence MSGERQAIRVLVVEDDPVAADAHVMYVGRVPGFVAVGKAHSGAEARRILDRTPVDLLLLDLHLPDVHGLQLARSLRAAGHHADVIAVTSARDLAVVREGVSLGVVQYVLKPFTFATLRDRLVRYAEFQAAVGEASGQDEVDRALAVLRAPSPAALPKGLSGPTLERVTTTLREAPDGLTAAGVAEAVGISRITARRYLEHLVDAARAARSPLYGQVGRPELVYRWVPQGR encoded by the coding sequence ATGAGCGGCGAACGGCAGGCGATCAGGGTCCTGGTGGTCGAGGACGACCCGGTGGCCGCCGACGCGCACGTGATGTACGTCGGACGGGTGCCCGGGTTCGTCGCGGTCGGCAAGGCGCACAGCGGCGCGGAGGCGCGCCGGATCCTCGACCGCACACCGGTGGACCTGCTGCTGCTCGACCTCCACCTGCCGGACGTGCACGGGCTGCAGCTGGCGCGGTCGCTGCGGGCGGCGGGGCACCACGCGGACGTGATAGCGGTGACGTCGGCGCGCGACCTGGCGGTGGTGCGCGAGGGCGTCTCGCTGGGTGTCGTCCAGTACGTGCTGAAGCCGTTCACCTTCGCGACCCTGCGGGACCGTCTGGTGCGGTACGCCGAGTTCCAGGCCGCGGTGGGCGAGGCGAGCGGTCAGGACGAGGTGGACCGGGCCCTGGCGGTGCTCCGGGCCCCCTCCCCCGCCGCCCTGCCCAAGGGCCTGAGCGGCCCCACGCTGGAGCGGGTCACCACCACGCTCCGCGAGGCCCCCGACGGCCTCACCGCGGCGGGCGTGGCCGAGGCGGTGGGCATCTCCCGCATCACCGCCCGGCGCTACCTGGAGCACCTGGTGGACGCGGCCCGGGCGGCCCGGAGCCCGCTGTACGGCCAGGTGGGACGGCCCGAGCTGGTGTACCGGTGGGTGCCTCAGGGCCGGTGA